In Pseudoalteromonas sp. MM1, a single window of DNA contains:
- a CDS encoding TolC family protein, with translation MNKKPLMLVALLCALPTLSALAKSEPQNVLTLKQALKNTEQQNLQLKRYPYHQKILTALKSQAMLSPNPELSFEAENFLGTHGSHAFSGAQYTLALSQLIELGDKRQNRINYATANIKAQTIEYKNTRLALLATTAERYYQVLKFQALIALNSERKNTVKQALNAIEKRAEAGAVSSADVTRMRYALSQVDLNTAMLQSEFERSRLALNELWQEVQVSDYYAGDLSQIAAIKSENELLDAVNTAPEFALLQQQYIQQTANLALQRSNGQSDLTLGGGVRYNQQTDASSFVFSFSMPLQLSNANGGNIEAAQHQLTLLNEQQGQLRIQLRKQIRTLYAYYQGKTTQAQLLTQRVIPQAQTLIKQSLKSYQQGQISVLQLLDAQQALFDSKRALINTHSELYQVLLTLERLTGQPLIETHQS, from the coding sequence ATGAACAAAAAACCACTTATGCTGGTGGCGCTACTGTGTGCATTACCCACACTGAGCGCTTTGGCAAAAAGCGAGCCTCAAAACGTATTAACGCTAAAGCAGGCGCTTAAAAATACCGAGCAGCAAAACTTACAGCTTAAGCGCTACCCGTATCATCAAAAAATATTAACGGCGCTTAAAAGCCAAGCCATGCTTTCACCTAACCCTGAGCTGAGTTTTGAAGCTGAAAACTTTTTAGGAACTCATGGCTCTCATGCGTTTTCGGGGGCGCAGTACACGCTGGCTTTAAGCCAATTAATAGAGCTGGGCGATAAACGTCAAAACCGTATTAATTACGCTACTGCCAATATAAAAGCGCAAACAATTGAGTATAAAAATACCCGCTTAGCACTTTTAGCAACCACCGCTGAGCGTTACTACCAAGTACTAAAGTTTCAGGCGTTAATTGCGTTAAATAGTGAGCGTAAAAACACTGTTAAGCAGGCACTTAACGCAATTGAAAAACGCGCTGAAGCGGGTGCGGTCTCAAGTGCCGATGTAACCCGCATGCGCTATGCATTAAGCCAAGTAGATTTAAATACGGCCATGCTACAAAGTGAATTTGAGCGCTCTCGCTTAGCGCTTAATGAGCTTTGGCAAGAGGTGCAAGTAAGTGATTACTATGCGGGCGATTTATCACAAATAGCTGCTATTAAAAGTGAAAATGAGTTACTTGATGCGGTAAATACAGCGCCTGAGTTTGCACTTTTACAGCAGCAATATATCCAACAAACGGCTAATTTAGCGCTGCAACGCTCAAACGGTCAAAGCGATTTAACCTTGGGTGGTGGCGTGCGATATAACCAGCAAACTGATGCCAGCTCATTTGTGTTTTCGTTTTCAATGCCGCTGCAATTAAGTAATGCTAATGGTGGTAATATTGAGGCGGCGCAGCATCAACTTACCCTACTTAATGAGCAACAAGGGCAATTGCGTATTCAGTTACGTAAACAAATACGCACGCTGTATGCGTATTACCAAGGTAAAACCACGCAGGCACAGCTTTTAACACAGCGCGTTATTCCACAAGCGCAAACGCTTATAAAACAAAGTTTAAAAAGCTACCAACAAGGGCAAATATCGGTATTGCAATTACTCGATGCACAGCAAGCTTTATTTGATTCTAAACGCGCACTTATCAACACCCATAGCGAGCTATACCAAGTGCTGCTTACCCTTGAACGTTTAACCGGCCAACCTTTAATTGAGACTCATCAATCATGA
- a CDS encoding efflux RND transporter permease subunit, which produces MINWIVSFAVKRRMMVLALTLLFAGFGVYNTQNLAVDAVPDITNVQVQINTKAPGFTPLEAEQRITYLIETAMAGIPKLDYTRSISRYGLSQVTVIFNEGTDIYWARQQISERIQSIRSDLPANIEPNLGPIASGLGEIFTYSVHANNGALKDDGTPYNAEDLRTLQDWVIRPQLLKVKGVTEINSQGGFERQYQVAPMPEKLLAYKLTLSDVITALKLNNSNQGAGFIERFDGQYLVRSPGQLKTIDDIANTVVAKRDDAPVRIKDVANVRLGKELRTGAATYNGKETVLGTAMMLIGENSRVVAKTMAEKLKDVQLSLPVGVVVEPVYDRTTLVDKTIDTVKTNLFEGAVLVIVILLLLLGNVTGALITAMVIPLSMLFAITGMVGNRVSGNLMSLGAIDFGLIVDGAVIVVENCLRQLGLAQHKHGRLLTLNERLRVVTAATKEVFSPAVFGILIIMLVYLPLFALSGVEGKMFQPMAFTVVAALVGALIFAVTFVPAAIAVFVRGKVSESENAVMRGIKKGYKPLLGLSLKLPWVMVSIAVVLVIALGFKVKNMGAEFLPQLDEGDIAMHALRITGTGIEQSVKMQKELEQAILAKPEVANVFSKIGTPDVANDPMPPNVADTFLMLKPREQWPNPALSKEELVKQIRHLVNEVPGNNYEFTQPIEMRFNELIAGVRADVAVRIYGDDLSTLKQYGEKATALLRSITGATDVRLEQMEGLPTLSVTPLRDHMALLGLTVTDIQQSVSAAVGGVQTGLIYEGDKRFSLLVRLDERWSSDITQLARLPVAVPKSANPDLAFVPLGEVANISIDKGPNQINRESGKRNVVVTANVEGRDLASFVSDAQIALNSDLNLPSGYWIEYGGTFEQLESASKRLSLVVPVTLLLIFGLLYSAFNSLRDSLIIFSGVPLALSGGVLALLLRDMPLSISAGVGFIALSGVAVLNGVVMLSFIKQLRADGLSLIDAIQTGALSRLRPVLMTALVASLGFIPMALNTGTGAELQRPLATVVVGGIISSTLLTLLILPALYKLVHAKFTRHQAA; this is translated from the coding sequence ATGATTAACTGGATAGTTTCGTTTGCGGTTAAACGCCGCATGATGGTGCTTGCACTCACGCTTTTATTTGCAGGCTTTGGTGTATACAACACGCAAAATTTAGCCGTTGATGCCGTACCCGATATAACTAATGTACAAGTGCAAATAAATACCAAAGCGCCGGGTTTTACCCCGCTTGAAGCCGAGCAGCGCATTACGTATTTAATTGAAACCGCAATGGCGGGTATTCCTAAGCTTGATTACACTCGCTCAATTTCGCGTTATGGACTTTCGCAAGTTACCGTTATTTTTAACGAAGGCACCGATATTTACTGGGCGCGCCAGCAAATATCAGAGCGCATTCAAAGTATTCGATCAGATTTACCAGCCAATATTGAACCAAACTTAGGGCCAATTGCCAGCGGGCTAGGGGAGATTTTTACTTATTCTGTGCATGCAAATAACGGTGCATTAAAAGATGATGGCACGCCATATAACGCAGAAGATTTACGTACCCTGCAAGATTGGGTTATTCGCCCGCAGCTATTAAAAGTAAAAGGGGTTACCGAAATAAACAGCCAAGGGGGTTTTGAGCGCCAATATCAAGTAGCGCCCATGCCTGAAAAACTATTGGCTTATAAGCTCACACTAAGTGATGTTATTACCGCGCTTAAATTAAATAACAGTAACCAAGGCGCAGGATTTATAGAGCGTTTTGACGGGCAATATTTAGTGCGATCACCAGGGCAATTAAAAACCATTGATGATATAGCCAATACCGTAGTTGCTAAGCGCGATGATGCACCAGTACGCATTAAAGATGTAGCAAATGTGCGCTTAGGTAAAGAGCTCAGAACTGGCGCTGCTACTTATAACGGTAAAGAAACCGTGCTCGGCACCGCCATGATGCTAATTGGCGAAAACAGCCGCGTAGTGGCAAAAACCATGGCTGAAAAACTTAAAGATGTACAACTTAGCCTACCAGTAGGTGTAGTAGTTGAGCCTGTATATGACCGTACAACCCTTGTTGATAAAACCATAGACACTGTAAAAACCAACCTGTTTGAAGGGGCAGTGCTAGTTATTGTTATTTTACTGCTGTTATTAGGTAATGTAACCGGTGCGCTTATTACGGCCATGGTTATTCCGCTTAGTATGTTATTTGCCATTACCGGTATGGTAGGTAATAGAGTGTCGGGTAACTTAATGAGCCTAGGCGCAATCGATTTTGGTTTAATTGTTGATGGCGCAGTAATTGTTGTTGAAAACTGTTTAAGGCAACTTGGCCTTGCGCAACATAAGCATGGCAGGTTGCTTACTTTAAACGAGCGTTTACGTGTTGTAACCGCCGCCACTAAAGAAGTGTTCAGCCCTGCGGTATTTGGCATTTTAATTATTATGCTGGTGTATTTACCGCTGTTTGCATTAAGCGGCGTGGAAGGCAAAATGTTTCAGCCAATGGCATTTACCGTTGTTGCTGCATTAGTGGGTGCACTTATTTTTGCAGTAACCTTTGTACCTGCTGCTATTGCGGTATTTGTACGCGGTAAGGTGAGCGAGAGCGAAAATGCGGTTATGCGCGGCATTAAAAAAGGTTATAAACCGCTACTTGGTTTATCGCTAAAACTACCGTGGGTTATGGTTAGTATTGCGGTTGTGCTTGTAATTGCGCTTGGCTTTAAAGTTAAAAATATGGGGGCTGAGTTTTTACCGCAGCTTGATGAAGGCGATATAGCCATGCACGCACTGCGTATTACCGGCACCGGTATCGAGCAATCGGTAAAAATGCAAAAAGAGCTAGAGCAAGCCATTTTAGCTAAGCCTGAGGTGGCTAATGTATTTTCAAAAATTGGCACGCCCGATGTAGCAAACGATCCTATGCCACCTAACGTTGCCGACACCTTTTTAATGTTAAAACCGCGCGAGCAATGGCCTAACCCCGCTTTAAGCAAAGAAGAACTGGTTAAGCAAATTCGCCATTTAGTAAATGAAGTACCTGGTAATAACTATGAGTTTACGCAACCAATAGAAATGCGCTTTAACGAGCTAATAGCAGGCGTGCGGGCCGATGTAGCAGTACGTATTTATGGTGATGACTTATCAACATTAAAACAGTACGGCGAAAAAGCTACGGCGCTTTTGCGAAGCATTACGGGTGCAACTGATGTACGCCTTGAGCAAATGGAAGGCCTGCCTACGCTTTCGGTTACGCCGCTTCGCGACCACATGGCGCTGTTAGGTTTAACAGTAACCGATATACAGCAAAGTGTAAGCGCTGCGGTAGGCGGTGTGCAAACCGGGCTTATTTATGAAGGCGATAAGCGCTTTTCGTTATTAGTGCGTTTAGATGAGCGTTGGTCTAGCGATATAACACAGCTTGCGCGTTTGCCAGTAGCGGTGCCAAAAAGTGCTAACCCCGACCTTGCGTTTGTACCGCTTGGCGAAGTGGCAAATATTAGTATTGATAAAGGGCCTAATCAAATAAACCGCGAAAGCGGTAAGCGTAATGTTGTAGTAACTGCAAACGTAGAAGGGCGCGATTTAGCAAGCTTTGTAAGCGATGCGCAAATTGCTTTAAATTCAGACCTTAATTTACCAAGTGGTTATTGGATTGAATATGGCGGCACGTTTGAACAGCTAGAATCAGCAAGTAAGCGGCTATCGCTGGTGGTGCCGGTTACTTTATTACTTATATTTGGACTGCTTTATAGCGCGTTTAATTCTCTGCGTGATTCGTTAATTATATTTAGCGGCGTGCCACTTGCGCTTAGTGGTGGCGTGCTTGCGTTACTGCTACGCGATATGCCGTTATCAATATCGGCAGGTGTGGGGTTTATCGCGCTAAGTGGTGTAGCGGTATTAAATGGTGTGGTTATGCTGTCGTTTATTAAACAGTTAAGAGCTGATGGGCTTAGTTTAATAGATGCAATACAAACCGGTGCGCTTTCGCGCCTGCGCCCAGTACTAATGACGGCTTTAGTGGCGAGTTTAGGGTTTATTCCTATGGCGCTAAATACAGGCACTGGCGCTGAGCTACAAAGGCCGCTGGCAACGGTTGTGGTTGGTGGGATTATTTCATCAACTCTGCTTACGCTATTAATATTACCTGCACTTTATAAATTAGTGCATGCAAAATTTACTAGGCATCAAGCAGCTTAG
- a CDS encoding efflux RND transporter periplasmic adaptor subunit: protein MNKTLIALLITQLFTLPLLSSTAMASANHHAEGHEEGHEDEHTQKGPHGGFLLTNNALDLELKLTQFAGNTELRIYGFNNNKAVDINQLDVTVDVQRLSEAPQLIRFKAEGDYLVSTVSVNEPHSFKLDVMARYKGTEINYHYEQEEGRTTLSEKAIERAGIKTEIAKAGSVELTDTLFGVIAPTAHGTVEVMAPYTGLVNDIFVSIGQNVKKGDKLASITNRETLQNYTIKSPITGVISEQYLKRGELASSALMQIVNLETVWVELSAFPDNIEKLAIGQSATVYDLHHHLNAQGEVFYIAPMMSGGHIARARIELKNSDGHWRPGMHVNSDISTAKVDAAVRVKAIAIQEFNGKPSVFIKSGNVFEVRPVKLGAKNSEWVEVLQGLSPNSEYVTQNSYVIKADILKSGASHSH from the coding sequence ATGAATAAAACTCTTATCGCATTATTAATTACGCAATTATTTACACTCCCATTATTAAGTAGCACGGCTATGGCATCGGCTAATCATCACGCAGAAGGTCACGAAGAAGGCCATGAAGATGAACACACTCAAAAAGGCCCACACGGCGGATTTTTACTAACCAATAACGCCCTTGATTTAGAGCTTAAATTAACCCAGTTTGCCGGTAATACTGAGCTGCGAATATATGGGTTTAATAACAATAAAGCTGTTGATATAAATCAGTTAGACGTAACCGTAGACGTGCAGCGTTTAAGCGAAGCGCCACAGCTAATTCGCTTTAAAGCTGAAGGTGACTATTTAGTAAGTACCGTGAGCGTAAACGAGCCGCATTCTTTTAAGCTTGATGTAATGGCACGCTATAAAGGCACTGAAATAAATTATCATTATGAGCAAGAAGAAGGGCGCACAACGCTAAGCGAGAAAGCAATTGAGCGCGCAGGGATTAAAACCGAGATTGCAAAAGCAGGCAGCGTTGAGCTAACCGATACTTTATTTGGTGTTATAGCGCCCACCGCGCACGGCACCGTTGAAGTAATGGCGCCTTATACCGGCTTAGTTAACGATATTTTTGTAAGCATTGGTCAAAACGTTAAAAAAGGCGACAAACTTGCCAGTATAACCAACCGCGAAACCTTACAAAATTACACCATAAAAAGCCCAATTACAGGCGTTATTAGTGAGCAATATTTAAAGCGCGGCGAGCTTGCCAGTAGCGCTTTAATGCAAATAGTAAACCTTGAAACCGTATGGGTTGAGCTGTCGGCCTTTCCAGATAACATTGAAAAGCTTGCCATAGGGCAAAGCGCTACAGTGTACGACTTACATCATCATTTAAATGCGCAAGGTGAGGTGTTTTACATAGCCCCAATGATGAGTGGCGGGCACATTGCACGTGCGCGAATCGAGCTTAAAAACTCTGATGGGCATTGGCGACCAGGCATGCATGTTAATAGCGATATTAGTACTGCAAAAGTAGATGCGGCTGTACGCGTCAAAGCGATTGCTATTCAGGAATTTAACGGCAAACCTAGCGTGTTTATTAAAAGCGGCAATGTGTTTGAAGTGCGCCCTGTAAAACTCGGTGCTAAAAACAGCGAGTGGGTAGAAGTACTTCAGGGGCTTTCGCCAAACAGTGAGTACGTAACGCAAAACAGTTATGTAATTAAAGCCGATATTTTAAAAAGCGGCGCAAGTCACTCTCACTAG
- a CDS encoding beta-galactosidase — MNSLQHIITRRDWENPISVQINQVKAHSPLNGFKSVDHARTNTQSQKQSLNGQWDFKLFDKPEAVDESLLSEALASDWQSIPVPSNWQLHGFDKPIYCNVKYPFAVNPPFVPSDNPTGCYRTEFTITAEQLAQRNHIIFEGVNSAFHLWCNGQWVGYSQDSRLPSEFDLSELLVTGTNRIAVMVIRWSDGSYLEDQDMWWLSGIFRDVNLLTKPQHQIRDVFITPDLDACYRDATLHIKTAIDAPNNYQVAVQVFDGEQALCEPQIQSTNNKRVDEKGGWSDVVFQTIDIQSPKKWTAETPYLYRCVVSLLDEQGNTVDAEAYNIGFRKVEILNGQLCLNGKPLLIRGVNRHEHHPENGHAVSTADMIEDIKLMKQNNFNAVRTAHYPNHPRFYELCDELGLYVVDEANIETHGMFPMGRLASDPQWAGAFMSRYTQMVERDKNHASIIIWSLGNECGHGANHDAMYGWSKSFDPSRPVQYEGGGANTTATDIICPMYARVDTHVADDAVPKYSIKKWLSLPGETRPLILCEYAHAMGNSLGSFDDYWQAFREYPRLQGGFIWDWVDQGLSKTDENGKHYWAYGGDFGDELNDRQFCINGLLFPDRTPHPSLFEAKYSQQHLQFTLREQTQNHYTVDVFSDYVFRATDNEKLVWQLIENGQCVEQGEQVINIAPQSTQTLTVNTKTVFKAGAQYHLNLDVALINDCTFANAEHVLNTEQFKLINSQSLNADTFTSTLNASAHGTLNISETDTLLSIEGDTFKLVFNSQSGLIEQWLHNQTHVIKSPLVDNFYRAPLDNDIGVSEVDNLDPNAWEARWLRAGIGKWQRTCRSFEVVQSKVDIRITCVFSYEFNGAVQAKTTWLYTLNNTGAINLNVDVQLNEALPPMPRIGLSTTLNKQSDTQVNWLGLGPFENYPDRKAAARLGYYSLSLNELHTPYIFPTDNGVRSDCQLLSINNLTVSGAFLFAANEYSQSMLTQAKHTNELVADDCLHVHIDHQHMGVGGDDSWSPSTHKEYLLEQTQYNYSLTFLTK; from the coding sequence ATGAACTCACTACAGCACATAATTACCCGCCGCGATTGGGAAAACCCAATTTCGGTGCAAATTAATCAAGTAAAAGCGCACAGCCCACTTAATGGTTTTAAAAGCGTTGACCATGCCCGTACAAACACGCAATCACAAAAACAAAGTTTAAACGGCCAGTGGGATTTTAAATTATTTGATAAACCCGAAGCGGTTGATGAGTCATTACTAAGTGAAGCACTCGCCAGCGATTGGCAAAGTATTCCAGTGCCTTCTAACTGGCAATTACACGGCTTTGATAAACCTATTTATTGTAATGTTAAATACCCCTTTGCCGTAAACCCGCCATTTGTACCAAGCGATAACCCAACAGGTTGCTACCGCACTGAGTTTACTATTACGGCGGAGCAATTAGCGCAGCGAAACCATATTATTTTTGAAGGCGTAAACTCGGCGTTTCACCTTTGGTGTAACGGTCAATGGGTGGGCTACTCGCAAGATAGCCGCTTACCAAGCGAATTTGATTTAAGCGAGCTGTTAGTGACTGGCACCAACCGCATTGCGGTTATGGTTATTCGCTGGAGCGATGGCAGTTACCTAGAAGATCAAGACATGTGGTGGCTAAGCGGTATATTCCGCGATGTTAATTTACTTACTAAACCACAGCACCAAATACGCGATGTATTTATAACCCCAGATTTAGACGCCTGCTACCGCGATGCGACTTTGCATATAAAAACCGCAATAGATGCGCCAAATAACTACCAAGTAGCAGTACAGGTTTTTGATGGTGAACAAGCACTGTGTGAGCCACAAATACAAAGCACTAACAATAAACGCGTTGATGAAAAAGGCGGCTGGAGCGATGTCGTATTTCAAACAATTGATATACAAAGCCCTAAAAAGTGGACCGCTGAAACCCCATACTTATACCGCTGTGTTGTAAGCTTATTAGATGAGCAAGGCAACACCGTAGACGCAGAAGCCTACAACATTGGCTTTAGAAAAGTAGAAATACTTAATGGGCAGCTTTGCTTAAACGGCAAGCCGCTACTAATTCGCGGTGTTAACCGCCACGAACATCACCCTGAAAACGGCCACGCAGTGAGCACCGCCGACATGATTGAAGATATTAAGCTGATGAAGCAAAATAACTTTAATGCTGTACGTACTGCTCACTACCCAAACCACCCGCGTTTTTACGAGCTGTGTGACGAGCTAGGTTTATACGTGGTGGACGAAGCGAATATAGAAACCCATGGAATGTTTCCTATGGGTAGGCTTGCAAGCGATCCGCAGTGGGCTGGTGCATTTATGTCGCGCTATACACAAATGGTTGAGCGCGATAAAAACCACGCCTCTATTATTATTTGGTCACTGGGTAACGAATGCGGACACGGTGCCAACCACGATGCAATGTACGGGTGGTCAAAAAGCTTTGACCCTTCTCGCCCAGTACAATACGAAGGTGGCGGCGCAAATACCACCGCAACCGACATTATTTGCCCTATGTATGCCCGTGTAGATACCCATGTTGCCGATGACGCAGTACCTAAATACTCTATTAAAAAATGGCTAAGCCTACCGGGTGAAACTCGCCCACTCATTTTATGTGAGTACGCCCATGCAATGGGTAACAGCCTAGGTAGCTTTGACGATTACTGGCAAGCATTTAGAGAGTACCCGCGCTTACAAGGTGGCTTTATATGGGATTGGGTAGACCAAGGTTTATCTAAAACTGATGAAAACGGTAAGCATTATTGGGCTTATGGTGGCGATTTTGGTGATGAATTAAACGACCGCCAATTTTGTATTAACGGCTTATTATTCCCTGACCGCACGCCGCACCCTAGCCTGTTTGAAGCTAAATACAGCCAACAGCATTTACAATTTACGCTGCGCGAGCAAACTCAAAACCACTATACCGTTGATGTATTTAGCGATTATGTATTTAGGGCAACCGATAACGAAAAGCTCGTTTGGCAGTTAATAGAAAATGGCCAATGTGTAGAGCAAGGCGAGCAAGTTATTAATATTGCCCCGCAAAGCACTCAAACGCTAACTGTTAATACAAAAACGGTGTTTAAAGCCGGTGCGCAATATCATCTTAATTTAGATGTAGCACTGATTAACGACTGCACCTTTGCAAATGCCGAGCATGTATTAAACACCGAGCAATTTAAGCTTATAAATAGCCAAAGTTTAAACGCTGATACATTTACCTCCACTCTAAACGCCTCAGCACATGGCACACTAAACATTAGTGAAACCGACACGCTGCTAAGTATTGAAGGCGATACCTTTAAACTTGTGTTTAATAGCCAATCTGGCCTTATTGAGCAATGGCTACACAATCAAACCCATGTTATTAAAAGCCCATTAGTTGATAATTTTTACCGCGCCCCGCTTGATAACGACATAGGCGTAAGCGAAGTAGACAACTTAGATCCTAACGCATGGGAAGCGCGCTGGCTAAGAGCGGGTATTGGCAAGTGGCAGCGTACATGCCGCTCGTTTGAAGTAGTGCAATCAAAAGTAGATATACGTATTACCTGTGTATTTAGTTATGAATTTAATGGCGCAGTACAAGCAAAAACAACATGGCTTTATACGCTTAATAATACAGGTGCAATTAACTTAAATGTTGATGTGCAACTAAACGAGGCTTTGCCACCCATGCCACGCATAGGGTTAAGCACAACGCTTAATAAACAAAGCGATACGCAAGTAAATTGGCTAGGTTTAGGCCCATTTGAAAACTACCCAGATCGCAAAGCGGCTGCGCGTTTAGGTTATTACAGCTTGAGCTTAAATGAGCTACATACACCGTATATATTCCCAACCGATAACGGCGTGCGTAGTGATTGCCAATTACTGAGTATTAATAACTTAACTGTAAGCGGTGCGTTTTTATTTGCCGCCAATGAATACTCTCAAAGCATGCTTACGCAAGCAAAGCATACTAATGAGCTAGTAGCTGATGATTGCTTACATGTACATATTGACCATCAACATATGGGTGTTGGCGGTGATGATTCGTGGAGCCCAAGTACCCATAAAGAATATTTACTTGAGCAAACGCAGTACAACTACTCTTTAACTTTTTTGACTAAATAA
- a CDS encoding AraC family transcriptional regulator, producing the protein MRNTIKDVLDIGPECTERFIDLNTLSQMPSLEIELAGCSNLLGDYCVARTNPLEHTLFYTLGGQGTLKTINNQYPLVENSLAILPARQSFEVEIASEKWDVIWLNLANTKRWQHLNLAHAKVLTNQQLAPLHLAMELLYSESNATLREGVMPILSHYLNTTLQSEPQIGGQNRLTSLFLEVEERLQFDWTIEAMCEQVHYSAPHLHRLCQAQFGKSPMQQLIYLRIKRAKNLLLNTRWPVAHIAAYVGYPNIFNFSKRFKKSVGVSPTEFRK; encoded by the coding sequence ATGCGTAACACCATTAAAGATGTACTCGATATTGGCCCAGAGTGTACAGAGCGGTTTATTGATTTAAACACGCTTTCGCAAATGCCAAGCCTTGAAATAGAGCTAGCAGGTTGCTCAAATTTACTGGGTGATTATTGTGTTGCGCGTACGAACCCACTTGAACACACGCTTTTTTATACTTTGGGAGGTCAGGGCACGCTTAAAACCATTAATAACCAATATCCACTAGTCGAAAATAGCTTAGCTATATTGCCAGCACGGCAAAGCTTTGAGGTTGAAATAGCAAGCGAAAAGTGGGATGTGATTTGGCTAAACCTTGCAAATACCAAGCGTTGGCAACATTTAAATTTAGCGCACGCTAAGGTATTAACTAATCAGCAGCTAGCGCCATTACATTTAGCGATGGAACTTTTATACAGCGAAAGTAACGCTACTTTGCGCGAAGGCGTTATGCCTATTTTAAGCCACTACTTAAATACTACGCTGCAAAGTGAGCCGCAAATAGGTGGGCAAAATAGATTAACCAGCTTATTTTTAGAGGTAGAAGAGCGCCTGCAATTTGATTGGACAATAGAGGCTATGTGCGAACAAGTACATTACTCAGCACCGCATTTACACAGATTATGCCAGGCACAATTTGGTAAAAGCCCTATGCAGCAGCTTATTTATTTACGTATTAAACGGGCTAAAAATTTGCTTTTAAATACCCGCTGGCCAGTTGCCCATATTGCCGCTTACGTGGGGTACCCTAATATATTTAATTTTTCAAAACGGTTTAAAAAATCAGTGGGCGTGTCACCCACTGAGTTTAGAAAATAA
- a CDS encoding TMEM143 family protein: protein MQSARFIPFRKQDIINMCSAELTNSSEQTSFIQFCDLLASLIHYDYHATLESLKNNYAPFDPNSDTRSLAPVSNVQKAQCQRDFAKDFAKVLNAANFEVITNQDLQDALNEESLFKVRLEVEFDDFEEVVFYRRGESQLTETITSFWGLRKKPLHFTNYDRVAVFIRFKDKAHFDAKNKTPLGFEPSSTIVKLFQNVPKADLEMLFPNSEVRMRPIDKVIIGSSALIGGAVVLITKLGASILLLFALFAFWGGFRSEAVEMTQQHFITFAIGMGVFGSFIFKEWSKFKNRKIKFMKALSDNLYFKNLDNNAGVFHTLIDAAEEEDIKEALLAYTFLLKSKNGLSAQMLDEQIEAWFKTKYKCELDFEISDALEKLSRMNLVTCTNDVYSAIDLDQAKTILDERWDNLFQYY from the coding sequence ATGCAAAGTGCACGTTTTATTCCCTTTAGAAAACAAGATATTATTAATATGTGCAGCGCTGAGCTCACTAATAGCTCAGAGCAAACATCGTTTATACAATTTTGTGATTTATTAGCAAGCCTTATCCATTACGATTACCACGCAACACTTGAATCGCTTAAAAATAACTACGCCCCCTTTGATCCTAATAGCGATACGCGCTCTTTAGCGCCGGTTTCAAATGTTCAAAAAGCGCAGTGCCAACGTGATTTTGCAAAAGATTTTGCTAAGGTTTTAAACGCCGCTAACTTTGAAGTAATAACCAATCAAGACTTACAAGATGCACTAAACGAAGAGTCACTTTTTAAAGTACGCCTTGAGGTAGAGTTTGATGACTTTGAAGAAGTGGTTTTTTATCGCCGTGGCGAGTCGCAGCTCACTGAAACCATAACCAGCTTTTGGGGGCTTCGTAAAAAGCCACTGCACTTTACAAATTACGACCGCGTTGCGGTGTTTATTCGTTTTAAAGACAAAGCCCACTTTGACGCTAAAAATAAAACACCTTTAGGGTTTGAGCCAAGCTCGACCATAGTTAAGCTGTTTCAAAATGTACCCAAAGCCGACCTTGAAATGCTATTTCCTAATAGCGAAGTACGTATGCGCCCTATTGATAAAGTGATTATTGGCTCATCCGCTTTAATTGGCGGCGCCGTGGTTTTAATTACAAAGCTTGGCGCATCAATTTTATTATTATTTGCTTTGTTTGCCTTTTGGGGTGGCTTTAGAAGTGAAGCCGTAGAAATGACCCAGCAACACTTTATTACCTTTGCTATTGGCATGGGAGTATTTGGCAGCTTTATTTTTAAAGAGTGGAGTAAATTTAAAAACCGTAAAATTAAATTTATGAAAGCGCTAAGCGATAACCTTTACTTTAAAAACCTTGATAACAATGCGGGTGTTTTTCATACCCTTATAGATGCCGCCGAAGAAGAAGACATAAAAGAAGCCCTGCTTGCCTATACGTTTTTACTAAAATCTAAAAATGGCCTAAGCGCACAAATGCTTGATGAACAAATAGAGGCGTGGTTTAAAACAAAGTATAAATGCGAACTCGACTTTGAAATTAGCGATGCACTTGAAAAACTCTCTCGGATGAATTTAGTAACCTGCACTAACGATGTGTATAGCGCAATAGACTTAGATCAGGCAAAAACTATTTTGGATGAGCGCTGGGATAACCTGTTTCAATATTATTAA